From the Marivivens sp. LCG002 genome, the window AATGGCAGCCAGCGGGTCAAGGGGCTTTGCGGGCTGCCTCGTTTTGCTGCGAACTGCGAAATCTGCGAGCGGGCCGCGCGTGTCGCACGGTTGTGACGTTCGGGAATTAGACAAAGATCGAATTATTTTTTTGACTGGATGGTCAAAGGATTTCACTCTGTCGTCATCCAACCTGGGGGATTATCATGAAAACGACAATTTTCGGCACCACCTGTGCCCTTGCTCTATGTGCGGGTCCTGCTCTTGCGGATTATTCGCTCACTATTCTTCACACCAATGACTTTCACGCGCGGTTCGAACCGATCAGCCAGTTCGATTCCACCTGTAACGCGGAAGCAAATGCTGCAGGCGAATGTTTCGGTGGGACGGCGCGTCTGGTGACGTCGGTTGCCGAGGCGCGGGCGCGCTCGAACAACACCATTCTCGTCGATGGTGGTGATCAGTTCCAAGGCACGCTCTTTTACACCTATTACAAAGGCGCGATGGCGGCAGAGTTCATGAACAAGCTCGGCTATGACGGCATGACGGTCGGGAACCATGAATTCGACGATGGCCCCGAGGTGCTTCGCGGCTTTATGGACAAGGTGAGCTTTCCCGTTCTGATGTCGAATGCCGATGTGTCGGGCGAACCGACGCTTGCGGGCGTTCTGCAAAAGTCGGCAGTGATCGAACGGGGCGGCGAAAAGATCGGTCTGATCGGTCTTACACCCGAGGACACGGACGAGCTTGCCAGCCCCGGACCCAACGTGATCTTTACCGACTCCGTTTCTGCGGTTCAGGGCGAGATCGACAAGCTGACCGCCGAGGGTGTTAACAAGATCGTCCTGCTCTCGCACGCAGGGTATGCGATGGACCAGAAGGTCGCCGCAGGGACCATGGGGCTTGACGTGATTGTGGGCGGCCACACCAACACGCTTCTTGGCGACATGGAAGGCGCGGAAGGTCCCTATCCGACGATGGTCAACGGGGTCGCGATCCTCTCGGCCTATGCCTATGGCAAATTCTTGGGCGAGCTGAACGTCACCTTTGACGATGCGGGCAATATCATCGAGGCATCTGGGCAACCCATCCTGATCGACGGCCAAGTGGTCGAAGACGAGCCGACCGTTGCGCGTATTGCCGAACTTGCCAAGCCGCTCGAGGAAATCCGCAACAAGGTTGTGGCCGCCACCTCGGACGCATTGGACGGTGACCGCGCAAACTGCCGCGCGCGCGAATGTTCTATGGGCAACGCTATCGCGGACGCCATGCTTGCCCGCGTCAAGGATCAGGGCATCGAGATCGCCATCCAGAACGGCGGCGGCATCCGTGCGTCGATCGACGCAGGTGAAGTCACCATGGGCGAAGTTCTCACAGTTCTTCCGTTCCAGAACACACTCTCCACGTTTCAGGTGACGGGCGAAACCATCGTCGCAGCACTCGAGAACGGGGCGTCGCAGATCGAAGAAGGCGCGGGCCGGTTCCCTCAGGTGGCGGGCATGAGCTTTACCGTTGATCCCGCCAAGCCCGCGGGCGAGCGGGTTTCGGACGTGATGGTGGGCGGTGCACCGATCGACATGGCCAAGGTCTATGGCGTGGTGTCCAACAACTATGTGCGCAACGGCGGTGACGGATATGCGATGTTCCGCGATGCCCAGAACGCCTATGATTTCGGACCCGATCTTGCCGATGTGACGGCCGAGTATCTGGCAGCTCAGGCGCCCTATACCCCTGTCATCGATGGCCGCATCAAGATCGTCGGCGAATAAAACCCCTTTGATCACCCCTACTTTCTGGTGGGGGTGATCACCGCGCTTGCCGCGCACCGCTTGGGGCTTTCGGGACAGGAAGCGAAAGGTTAATCTCGGCGTCATACCGACGAGGGACACATGGACCATCCGCTTATCGATCTGATCAATGCCCGCATTGCCGCTGCCGAAGCGGAAGGTGCCTTTGACAATCTCGAAGGCGCGGGCAAGCCGCTCCGATGGTCGGATGATCCCGAAAACGAGCTGATCAATCGGCTGATTGCCGAAAATGGGGCCGTGCCCGAATTCGTCTCGCTCAGCCGCGAACTGGCCAAGCTTCGCCAAGAGCTTTTGGAGACGGGTGATCGCACGCGCCGCAGCGAGATCATGAAGGAAATGTCGATGATGGAAGCGCGGATTGCAATGTCGCGCAAGGCGTATAGCCGCTGATGTGTGGCCGTCTTTCCATCACCGAGCCGACCGAAGCCATGGTCCAAATGTTTCAGGCGAGCCCGTCGAATTCACTTCCCGTTGGGCCGAATTATAATGTTTGTCCGACCCAAGAGATCGCGGTGGTGACCTCGGACGCGGGTCTTCGGCATCTTCGTCCCATGCGTTGGGGGTTCATTCCTGCTTGGTACAAAACTCCGACCGATGGCCCGCTCTTGATCAATGCCCGCTCGGAAACGATTGCCGAGAAGCCCGCCTTCCGCGAAGCCTGTCGGCAAAGACGGTGCCTGATTGCGGCCAGCGGGTTCTATGAATGGAAACGGGAAAAGGGTGCCACGCCGCTGCCGTGGTATGTGACGCGTAGCGACAATACCCCGATTGTTTTTGCAGGTATCTGGCAGGACTGGGGGCAGGGCGGTGAGCGTGTCTCGACCTGTGCCGTCGTGACCTGTGACGCCAACGCGGATATGGCGCCGATCCATGACAGGTTGCCGGTTGTTCTCGAACCGAAGGACTGGCCCAAATGGCTTGGCGAAGAGGGCAAGGGCGCGGCGCTTCTGATGAAGCCGACCGAGGTCGGACGGCTTCGGTTTACCCGTGTCGGCACCGCGATCAACTCCAACCGCGCGCAGGGACCCGAATTGATCGAGCCGTGGGAAGACGAGGGTTAGTTCGGCGGCGCGTCAAAGGAAAATGCCGCATAGCGCGAGGAGTCGTATTTGTCGTGATAGGTAAGCACGAACCCCGTAGCAGCGGTCACAGTATATTCCGACCCAGGCGCAATGTCGCTGACTTCCCAAGCGTTGAGCCCCGATCCCTCGGGAGCGGCGTCGGATTTGATCGACTGGACAGAATCAGACCCGTTGTAAAAGCGGATCTTGTCTCCTGGAACGACATAGGTCACGGCGGGAAAATAGCCCAAACCGGTGATAACTACTGTTTTCGTTTCTTCTGCTTGGACCTGTAATGTTGTGAGTCCAAAGGCAAAAGCGGAAGCGAGAATGCGGCGCATCAATAAAATCTCCAATTCACTTGGCCAAGCACAAAGGAATGGCACTTGCTCCTTCGCTACTCCCCGATTTCGGCGTTAATGTGGCAAGACTTGGCATCTTTATGTGCATTAGCCGCTTGCACCCGTCGCCGAGGTTGGACTATATCCCAGCCAGAGCGCGGGTGTTGTGTAATGGTAAGACCTCAGCCTTCCAAGCTGATGATACGGGTTCGATTCCCGTCACCCGCTCCAAAATCCCCCAAGTTACCATGATACGGCGCCTCGAAGGCGATTTGTGCCCTCTCGCCCAAAGATGAGACATCGCGGCGCTTGAGCTTAGGTGTCACGTTCCTTATGTGTCGGTGACACATAAAGACGGCAAGGTGCAATGGCTGACCCAACACGTATCAACGCAGACGAGCGCGAGAAATCCAAAGAGATCGGCGCTCTCAAGGGGCTTTGGCCTTTTCTCAAACCCTATGCGGGCAATATTGCCCTTGCGATGGTGTTTCTTGTCGTCACCTCGATGATCTCTCTGACGCTGCCTCTGGCGGCGCGGCGTGTGGTCGATAACTTCGAAGACGGTCTTAGCCCGCTGCTCAACCAATACTTCGGCGCTGCCATCGGGATCGTTGCGCTTTTGGCTTTGGGCACGGCGCTGCGCTATTATTTTGTGACCCGATTGGGCGAACGCGTTGTTTCGGACATCCGAGAGGCTGTTTTCAACCGCATGGTCGCAATGTCCCCTGCGTTTTACGAACGGATCATGACGGGCGAGGTTCTCAGCCGCATCACCACCGATACCACGCTGATCCTCTCGGTGATCGGTTCTTCGGTCTCTGTCGCGCTTCGCAATGTTCTTGTGTTTTTCGGCGGGCTGATCCTGTTGTTCCTGACCTCGCCCAAGCTGACCGGTCTTGTTCTGTTGATCGTGCCGCTGGTCATCGTTCCCATTGTTGTGCTCGGCCGCAAGCTGCGCAAACGCAGCCGCGAGCATATGGACTGGATCGCGGCTTCTTCTGGCAACGCTTCCGAGGCGCTTCTTTCGGTCCAAACGGTTCAGGCCTTTACCCAAGAGGGATCGGTGCGTTCCAAGTTCAACGATGTCACCGAGAAAAGTTTTGATGTGGCCTTGCAGCGGATCAAAACGCGGGCGCTTTTGACCTTCATCATCATTTTCATGATCTTCTCGGGTGTTGTCGGTGTGCTTTGGGTCGGTGCACGCGATGTTGCGGTCGGCGCGATGACGGTCGGCGAGCAGGTGCAGTTCGTGATCTATGCCATCATGGT encodes:
- a CDS encoding bifunctional metallophosphatase/5'-nucleotidase, yielding MKTTIFGTTCALALCAGPALADYSLTILHTNDFHARFEPISQFDSTCNAEANAAGECFGGTARLVTSVAEARARSNNTILVDGGDQFQGTLFYTYYKGAMAAEFMNKLGYDGMTVGNHEFDDGPEVLRGFMDKVSFPVLMSNADVSGEPTLAGVLQKSAVIERGGEKIGLIGLTPEDTDELASPGPNVIFTDSVSAVQGEIDKLTAEGVNKIVLLSHAGYAMDQKVAAGTMGLDVIVGGHTNTLLGDMEGAEGPYPTMVNGVAILSAYAYGKFLGELNVTFDDAGNIIEASGQPILIDGQVVEDEPTVARIAELAKPLEEIRNKVVAATSDALDGDRANCRARECSMGNAIADAMLARVKDQGIEIAIQNGGGIRASIDAGEVTMGEVLTVLPFQNTLSTFQVTGETIVAALENGASQIEEGAGRFPQVAGMSFTVDPAKPAGERVSDVMVGGAPIDMAKVYGVVSNNYVRNGGDGYAMFRDAQNAYDFGPDLADVTAEYLAAQAPYTPVIDGRIKIVGE
- a CDS encoding DUF1992 domain-containing protein, with the translated sequence MDHPLIDLINARIAAAEAEGAFDNLEGAGKPLRWSDDPENELINRLIAENGAVPEFVSLSRELAKLRQELLETGDRTRRSEIMKEMSMMEARIAMSRKAYSR
- a CDS encoding SOS response-associated peptidase, with the protein product MCGRLSITEPTEAMVQMFQASPSNSLPVGPNYNVCPTQEIAVVTSDAGLRHLRPMRWGFIPAWYKTPTDGPLLINARSETIAEKPAFREACRQRRCLIAASGFYEWKREKGATPLPWYVTRSDNTPIVFAGIWQDWGQGGERVSTCAVVTCDANADMAPIHDRLPVVLEPKDWPKWLGEEGKGAALLMKPTEVGRLRFTRVGTAINSNRAQGPELIEPWEDEG
- a CDS encoding ABC transporter transmembrane domain-containing protein, with protein sequence MADPTRINADEREKSKEIGALKGLWPFLKPYAGNIALAMVFLVVTSMISLTLPLAARRVVDNFEDGLSPLLNQYFGAAIGIVALLALGTALRYYFVTRLGERVVSDIREAVFNRMVAMSPAFYERIMTGEVLSRITTDTTLILSVIGSSVSVALRNVLVFFGGLILLFLTSPKLTGLVLLIVPLVIVPIVVLGRKLRKRSREHMDWIAASSGNASEALLSVQTVQAFTQEGSVRSKFNDVTEKSFDVALQRIKTRALLTFIIIFMIFSGVVGVLWVGARDVAVGAMTVGEQVQFVIYAIMVAGAVGALTEIWSELQRAAGATERLVELLNAEDSVADQPAPEAVGAMNRGKIEFDRVTFHYPSRPNMAALDDISLTVAPGETVALVGPSGAGKSTIIQLLLRFYDPEAGSIRIGGQDLREVARSEFRKGIALVPQDPVIFADTARENIRFGRPEATDAEVEAAAKAAAAHDFLSILPDGYDTYVGERGVMLSGGQKQRIAIARAILRDAPILLLDEATSALDAESERLVQQAVDKLAQDRTTLIVAHRLATVKKADRIVVFDQGRIVAQGTHDQLVAEGGLYARLAKLQFTEGLAAE